Below is a genomic region from Neorhizobium galegae.
GCCACCCGAGATCGACACGAAGGCGCCCGGATCCTGGTTCTTGAAATAATGCATGCCGATGTTCTTGGTGTTCTCGCCGGTCTTCGCGACGTCGCCGAAATAGTAGTAGTGATAGATCAGCGCGCCTTCGAACTGGCCGGCATTGACCGCCTTCATGGCAGTCGAGTTGCCGCGGATCGGGGTCGCATTTTCCTTCATGCCCTTCAGCCAGGCAGCGGTCGCTTCTTCGCCCTTGAGCTGCAGCAGCGCACCGACGATCGCCTGGAAATCGGCGCCCGACGGAGATGCCGTCCAGCGGCCCTTCCATTCCGGCTTGGCAAGGTCGAGCATCGACTTCGGCAGCTTGTCTTCGGTCAGCTTGGTCTTGTCATAGACAAAAACGGTCGAGCGGGCAGCGATGCCGACCCAGTTGCCGTTGGCCGGATGGAAACCCGGCAGAACCTGGTCGAGGGTCGCCTTGTCGATCGGCGCGAAAAGACCTTTGCCATCGACCAGCACCATGGCCGGCGAGTTTTCGGTCAGGAACACGTCGGCCGGCGAATTGGCGCCTTCCTGGACGATCTGGTTGGCGATTTCGAGGTCGCTGCCCTGGCGGATGGTGACCACGATGCCGGTCTCTTCCGTGAAGGCCTTCGCCCATTCCTTGGTCAGCCCTTCGTGCTGGGCATTATAGATGGTGAGACTGTCGGCCACCTGCGCCGAAGCGGGCGACGATAGGGACAGAACGGAAAAAGCCAGGGCAACGCCCGCAGCCAAGGTGAATGAAGTCTTCAAGATCGCCTCCGCAAGAGAGTCAGGAATTTGACGCGCCCGTCATAACCAAAGCAGAGATTTGTGGTCAAGTTTATTTCCAGGACAGGCGTAACAAAAGCGTGATTTACGTTTAAAATACAAATGGATACAGCAGGCGGCACGAACTGATCGTGGCACCGGTCCTTGGTATGCAACTTGTACTTGGGCGGAAATTGCCGCCGGCGGCATCGTCGCAATCTTCCGGCCCGCGGGCAAGTTGGTGACTTGCCGCATAAGCGCCGCCGCGGATTTCCGCGCAGGCGCACGAATCAGCTATGGCTAATTCGAACACATCGGGAACGGACATGGCTGTTGCTTATCTGGAAAAGCTGAATGACGCGCAGCGGCGCGCGGTCGAGCACGGCTCGGACGTGCCCAGGGGCGGCCCGGCCGGGCCTTTGCTGGTCATCGCCGGCGCCGGTTCCGGCAAGACCAACACGCTCGCCCACCGCGTCGCGCACCTGATCGTCTCGGGCGCCGACCCGCGCCGCATCCTGCTGATGACCTTTTCCCGCCGCGCGGCTCCGGAAATGGGCCGCCGCGTCGAGCGCATCTGCGCGCAAGTGTTAGGCGCAAATGCCGGCATCATG
It encodes:
- a CDS encoding iron ABC transporter substrate-binding protein, translated to MKTSFTLAAGVALAFSVLSLSSPASAQVADSLTIYNAQHEGLTKEWAKAFTEETGIVVTIRQGSDLEIANQIVQEGANSPADVFLTENSPAMVLVDGKGLFAPIDKATLDQVLPGFHPANGNWVGIAARSTVFVYDKTKLTEDKLPKSMLDLAKPEWKGRWTASPSGADFQAIVGALLQLKGEEATAAWLKGMKENATPIRGNSTAMKAVNAGQFEGALIYHYYYFGDVAKTGENTKNIGMHYFKNQDPGAFVSISGGGILASSKHKEQAQTFLKWVTGKGGQKILRDGTSFEYAVGKGEASNKMLTPIADLAAPKVEPSTLNNAKVTDMMTAAGLL